The Agromyces sp. LHK192 genome includes a window with the following:
- the hemE gene encoding uroporphyrinogen decarboxylase gives MILPPQHPLSAGLTSDSRLVRAYRGQRSDTTPVWFMRQAGRSLPEYRELRVGTRMLDACLDPALAAEITLQPIRRHGVDAGIFFSDIVVPLKLVGVDVEIEPGRGPVFGRAYGDAAAIAELTAIDPAALDEASAPITEAVQRTIAELNTTAPAGRSEGATPLIGFAGAPFTLAAYLAEGGPSKDHLAARTLMHADPGAWSALMDWTAELTGRFLRTQVVAGTSAAQLFDSWAGGLSLADYERHVAPASAKALAFVHDLSYETTDASGEALTRSVPVVHFGVGTGELLGAMRNVGADAVGVDYRVPLDVAAERVGPEVALQGNLDPALLAAPADVLDDAVRDVLRRGRSAPGHVFNLGHGVPPSTDPDALTRVVELVHEAGA, from the coding sequence GTGATCCTCCCACCGCAGCATCCGCTCTCCGCAGGTCTCACGTCGGATTCGCGCCTCGTCCGCGCCTACCGGGGGCAGCGTTCGGACACGACGCCCGTGTGGTTCATGCGCCAGGCGGGTCGGTCGCTGCCCGAGTACCGCGAACTGCGCGTCGGCACGCGCATGCTCGACGCCTGCCTCGACCCCGCCCTCGCGGCCGAGATCACGCTGCAGCCGATCCGCCGCCACGGCGTCGACGCGGGCATCTTCTTCAGCGACATCGTGGTCCCGCTGAAGCTCGTGGGGGTCGACGTCGAGATCGAGCCGGGACGCGGTCCGGTGTTCGGCCGCGCGTACGGTGACGCGGCGGCGATCGCCGAGTTGACCGCGATCGATCCGGCTGCGCTCGACGAGGCATCCGCACCGATCACCGAAGCCGTGCAGCGCACGATCGCCGAGCTGAACACGACCGCTCCCGCGGGTCGCAGCGAGGGCGCCACGCCGCTGATCGGGTTCGCCGGTGCGCCGTTCACGCTCGCCGCCTACCTCGCCGAGGGCGGTCCGTCGAAGGATCACCTCGCCGCGCGCACCCTCATGCACGCGGACCCGGGCGCGTGGAGCGCGCTCATGGACTGGACGGCCGAGCTCACGGGCCGGTTCCTGCGCACCCAGGTCGTCGCGGGCACGTCGGCCGCGCAGCTGTTCGACTCGTGGGCCGGGGGGCTGTCGCTGGCCGACTACGAGCGCCACGTCGCACCGGCCTCCGCGAAGGCGCTCGCCTTCGTGCACGACCTGTCGTACGAGACGACGGATGCCTCGGGCGAAGCCCTCACCCGCTCGGTGCCGGTCGTGCACTTCGGCGTGGGCACCGGCGAGCTGCTCGGCGCGATGCGCAACGTCGGCGCCGACGCCGTCGGCGTCGACTACCGGGTGCCGCTCGACGTCGCAGCCGAGCGGGTCGGGCCGGAAGTCGCGCTGCAGGGCAACCTCGACCCCGCGCTGCTGGCGGCACCCGCCGACGTGCTCGACGACGCCGTGCGCGACGTGCTGCGTCGCGGCCGGTCGGCCCCCGGTCACGTGTTCAACCTCGGTCACGGGGTGCCGCCGTCGACCGACCCCGACGCGCTGACCCGCGTGGTCGAACTCGTGCACGAGGCCGGCGCGTGA
- the hemG gene encoding protoporphyrinogen oxidase, with product MSDVRTPSADGTGVGREERTADVVVVGGGVAGLVAALECARIGLVVTVLERESAPGGCVGRIELDGLTLDSGAESFATRGGSVAELLGELGLADDIVAPNASGAWLVLPDDRGGVRAAPLPKTGMLGIPANPLGDDVREIIGWRGAIRAYLDRVRPILKIGRAHSLGALVRQRMGRLVLDRLVTPISSGIYSSDPMDLDLDVVAPGLNEAMSRNGSLSGGVGELVETRRAGSAVQGLRGGMHRLVDALLAELDRFGVTVVTGADVTGLESLAYASATTGPDESPGWRATAAVGESALVVDAAYAIVATPARSSRALLATAVDGWADVAEWPDSTAVEIVTLVLDAPALADAPRGTGVLVAADAPGVAAKALTHSSAKWAWVAEAAGSRQVVRLSYGRAGAANPLDGLGERAVEELAVADAALLTGVPLAPAMLVASGRTVWRDAVSHAALGQRDRVRAVEEALAAVPGLEATGSWLSGTGLASVVPHARAAAERVRHLAVAARAGEGA from the coding sequence GTGAGCGACGTACGAACCCCGAGCGCCGACGGCACGGGGGTCGGGCGCGAGGAGCGCACCGCCGACGTCGTCGTGGTCGGCGGCGGGGTCGCGGGCCTCGTCGCAGCGCTCGAGTGCGCGCGCATCGGGCTCGTGGTGACGGTTCTCGAGCGCGAGTCGGCCCCCGGCGGCTGCGTCGGCCGTATCGAGCTCGACGGGCTCACCCTCGATTCTGGTGCGGAGTCGTTCGCGACGCGCGGCGGCTCCGTCGCCGAGCTCCTCGGCGAACTCGGCCTGGCCGACGACATCGTGGCGCCGAATGCGTCGGGCGCATGGCTCGTCCTGCCCGACGACCGCGGCGGCGTGCGCGCCGCCCCGCTGCCGAAGACCGGCATGCTGGGCATCCCGGCGAACCCGCTCGGCGACGACGTGCGCGAGATCATCGGCTGGCGCGGCGCGATCCGGGCCTACCTCGACCGCGTCCGCCCCATCCTCAAGATCGGCCGGGCCCACAGCCTGGGTGCGCTCGTGCGTCAGCGCATGGGCCGGCTCGTGCTCGACCGGCTGGTGACGCCGATCTCGTCGGGGATCTACTCGTCGGACCCCATGGACCTCGACCTCGACGTCGTGGCGCCCGGGCTCAACGAGGCGATGTCCCGCAACGGCTCGCTGTCGGGCGGCGTCGGCGAACTCGTCGAGACCAGGCGTGCCGGCAGTGCGGTGCAGGGGCTGCGCGGTGGCATGCACCGTCTCGTCGACGCGCTGCTCGCCGAGCTCGACCGCTTCGGCGTCACGGTGGTGACGGGCGCCGACGTCACCGGGCTGGAGTCGCTCGCGTACGCCTCGGCGACGACCGGCCCCGACGAGTCGCCGGGATGGCGCGCGACCGCGGCCGTCGGCGAGTCGGCGCTCGTCGTGGACGCGGCCTACGCGATCGTCGCGACGCCCGCGCGGTCGTCGCGAGCGCTGCTCGCCACCGCGGTCGACGGCTGGGCCGACGTCGCGGAGTGGCCCGACTCGACCGCCGTCGAGATCGTCACGCTGGTCCTCGACGCCCCCGCGCTCGCCGACGCCCCGCGCGGCACCGGCGTGCTCGTCGCCGCCGATGCCCCCGGCGTCGCCGCGAAGGCGCTGACGCACTCCAGTGCCAAGTGGGCGTGGGTGGCCGAGGCCGCCGGCTCGCGCCAGGTCGTACGGCTCTCGTACGGTCGCGCCGGCGCCGCGAACCCGCTCGACGGACTCGGTGAGCGAGCCGTCGAGGAGCTCGCCGTCGCGGACGCAGCCCTCCTGACCGGCGTTCCCCTGGCACCCGCGATGCTCGTGGCATCCGGTCGTACCGTCTGGCGCGACGCGGTCTCGCACGCCGCGCTGGGCCAGCGCGACCGGGTCCGTGCCGTCGAGGAGGCGCTCGCCGCCGTGCCCGGCCTCGAGGCGACCGGCTCCTGGCTGTCCGGCACCGGGCTGGCGTCGGTCGTGCCGCACGCCAGGGCCGCCGCGGAACGCGTCAGGCACCTGGCCGTCGCCGCCCGTGCGGGCGAGGGCGCATAG
- a CDS encoding phage holin family protein: protein MADPNERSLFTLIGELPDRVQALVRAEIDQIKAELSYKAKHFGIGAGLFVAAAFVAVFLLGTLIATGILALALVMPAWAAALTVSGILLLIIAAMVGIAILNFKRGSEPLESIESLRKDIDAVKGTGDYDRR, encoded by the coding sequence ATGGCCGATCCGAACGAACGCTCCCTCTTCACCCTCATCGGCGAACTCCCGGACCGGGTCCAGGCCCTCGTCCGCGCGGAGATCGACCAGATCAAGGCCGAGCTCAGCTACAAGGCCAAGCACTTCGGCATCGGCGCGGGGCTCTTCGTCGCCGCCGCATTCGTGGCGGTGTTCCTGCTCGGCACGCTGATCGCGACCGGCATCCTCGCCCTCGCGCTCGTGATGCCCGCATGGGCCGCAGCGCTGACCGTCTCGGGCATCCTGCTGCTGATCATCGCCGCGATGGTGGGCATCGCGATCCTGAACTTCAAGCGGGGCTCGGAGCCGCTCGAGTCGATCGAGAGCCTGCGCAAGGACATCGACGCCGTGAAGGGAACGGGTGACTATGACCGCCGCTGA